A stretch of Arctopsyche grandis isolate Sample6627 chromosome 9, ASM5162203v2, whole genome shotgun sequence DNA encodes these proteins:
- the Naglu gene encoding N-acetyl-alpha-glucosaminidase translates to MHHSKLILYFSIIISFGGCVYADKDQFSHLYNLKSKTSNEDQAKAAFNVIKRILPDKSDFFSIIIDDKHADGIYDKFTITKIGDVIEIKATSGVVATWGFNYYLKYFCNAHIGWQVKQLNITDVLPDVNITIVSRDKIRYYQNVCTTSYSFVWWNKDNWQNHIDWMALNGLNIALAPHGQEAIWRKVYQSINLTRKEIDDHFSGPAFLSWQRMGNIRGWGGPLSDNWHQHTLELQSFVIQSMQSLGITPALPAFAGFVPKAIKRVFPKAKLSDVEPWNHFSSEYCCPLYLDPTDPLFNYIGKEFLTEIQKQFGSSHIYYSDPFNEIRPTSNDINFLKNVGKAIYQTMIDVDPDSIWLLQNWMFVHEILYWTPDKIEAFLTSVPLGRLLILDLQSEQWPQYERLNMYFGQPFIWNMLHNFGGTLGMFGDTYSINNDVYTARSKNGSTMVGIGITPEGINQNYVMYDLMLETAWNDAPVDINDWIRKYITRRYGMFDDRVYKAWILLMKSVYNFRGLNKMRGKYAITRRPSPDIKPWAWYSKNDLMQSWKLFLTDDVNLKNSEGYKHDVVDITRQVLQYQGDQMYPKIIQAFKQNDINTLKSQIQLFLSLYDELELILSSNHHFLLGNWLNAAKNIAQTKQDKKLFEYNARNQITLWGPNGEIVDYANKQWSGVVTDYFQPRWKIFLAALTECVIKNQKLNMTKVKLDMFNTVEKPFTFDTKVYPTIETGDTFEIFKMLHMKWSVLNADLPDVPIKVNPKPAIHSLYDNVLHVKVRSTEEEDEEIEYEDENLEYNFPHVVMVS, encoded by the exons atgcaccacagtaaattaatattgtatttttccaTTATTATTTCTTTTGGTGGATGTGTTTATGCAGACAAag atcAATTTTctcatttatataatttgaagtCAAAGACAAGCAACGAAGATCAAGCGAAAGCAGCATTCAATGTTATCAAACGCATATTACCGGATAAATCGGATTTCTTCAGCATTATCATTGACGATAAACATGCAGATGGGATTTACGATAAATTTACT ATTACAAAAATTGGGGATGTCATTGAAATCAAAGCCACTTCAGGCGTCGTCGCTACTTGGggattcaattattatttaaaatatttttgtaatgctCATATAGGATGGCAAGTAAAGCAGTTGAATATTACTGATGTACTTCCCGacgtaaatattacaatagtaTCCAGAGACAA AATAcgatattatcaaaatgtctgCACGACATCATATAGCTTTGTCTGGTGGAATAAAGACAATTGGCAGAATCACATAGATTGGATGGCTTTGAATGGCCTCAATATTGCATTAGCACCTCACGGCCAAGAAGCCATATGGCGTAAGGTGTATCAGTCTATTAATCTTACACGCAAGGAAATCGATGATCATTTTTCAGGACCTGCATTCTTATCATG gCAACGTATGGGAAATATTCGAGGCTGGGGAGGACCACTCAGCGACAACTGGCATCAACATACCCTCGAACTGCAGTCGTTTGTTATTCAATCCATGCAAAGTTTAGGAATTACACCCGCTTTGCCAGCTTTTGCTGGATTTGTTCCAAAGGCAATCAAAAG agTTTTTCCGAAAGCAAAATTAAGTGATGTAGAACCATGGAATCATTTTTCATCCGAGTATTGCTGTCCTTTATACTTAGATCCTACAGATCCCCTGTTTAATTATATAGGAAAAGAATTTCTTACTGAG ATACAAAAACAATTCGGCTCTTCACATATTTACTACAGTGATCCATTCAATGAGATACGGCCAACATCTAATGAtatcaactttttaaaaaatgtcgGCAAAGCTATATATCAAACCATGATAGATGTGGATCCAGACTCAATATG GCTTCTTCAAAATTGGATGTTCGtacatgaaatattatattggaCACCGGACAAAATTGAAGCTTTCCTTACTTCGGTGCCATTG ggGCGACTTTTAATATTAGATCTGCAATCCGAACAATGGCCACAGTATGAAcggttaaatatgtattttggacAGCCTTTCATTTGGAATATGTTGCACAATTTTGGTGGAACACTCGGAATGTTTGGAGACACTTATAGTATAAATAAC GACGTATACACGGCTAGAAGCAAAAACGGTAGTACTATGGTTGGCATTGGAATAACTCCAGAGGgtatcaatcaaaattatgttaTGTACGATTTAATGTTAGAAACTGCTTGGAATGATGCTCCTGTAGATATCAACGATTGGATACGAAAATATATCACTAGAAGATATGGTATGTTTGATGATCGAGTATACAAAGCTTGGATTCTACTGATG AAAAGTGTATATAACTTTAGAGGGTTAAACAAAATGAGAGGAAAATATGCAATAACCCGTAGACCCAGTCCTGATATTAAACCGTGG GCTTGGTATTCTAAAAACGATTTAATGCAGTcttggaaattatttttaactgaTGATGTGAATCTCAAAAATTCTGAAGGATATAAGCATGATGTTGTTGATATAACCAGACAGGTTTTACAATACCAAGGAGATCAAATGTATCCAAAAATTATCCAAGCGTTCAAGCAAAATGACATAAACACGTTGAA aagcCAGATTCAACTATTTTTGAGCTTGTATGATGAGCTAGAATTAATTTTGTCGAGTAATCATCATTTCTTGTTGGGAAATTGGTTGAATGCAGCAAAAAATATCGCTCAAACTAAACAG gataagaaattatttgaatataacgcTCGGAATCAAATTACTCTGTGGGGGCCAAATGGTGAAATTGTTGACTACGCTAACAAACAGTGGTCAG gAGTTGTAACAGACTATTTTCAACCAcgttggaaaatatttttagcgGCGTTGACTGAATGCgtgattaaaaatcaaaaattaaacatgACGAAAGTGAAATTAGATATGTTTAATACCGTTGAGAAACCGTTCACGTTCGATACTAAAGTATATCCGACTATCGAAACag GTGAtacttttgaaattttcaagaTGTTGCACATGAAATGGTCGGTTCTGAATGCAGACTTACCTGATGTTCCTATAAAAGTAAATCCAAAGCCTGCGATTCATAGTTTGTATGATAATGTATTGCATGTGAAAGTGCGTAGTActgaagaagaagacgaagaaaTTGAATATGAGGATGAAAATTTGGAATATAATTTTCCTCATGTTGTTATGGtttcttga
- the LOC143916443 gene encoding retinol-binding protein pinta-like, with translation MPLRTLSPELAKKAEDEVNEDPQRIEKDLQTIKEWIAKQPHLSARTDDQWLIGFLRGCKYSLEKTKQKLDMFYTVRTAVPELCLPRDPKDPIVQEILSLGTCVPLPKTVKPDDPRVILVRPGLNDPNKINIMDIMAVNQMISYIQLLEDDQSVIAGQLVLLDFSKTKMGHLTQMTPSVVKKMVICGQESMPFREKGSHHIHTLPGIETIFNLFKLFMNEKSRSRIHIHNEDMEALYKFIPKEILPTEYGGAAGPIQDMIDHWKKEVEDHRDWFLEDKNFMSDEKKRIGKPKTAETIFGIEGSFRQLTVD, from the exons atgCCGCTGAGAACATTGTCTCCAGAACTAGCTAAAAAAGCCGAGGACGAAGTTAACGAAGATCCTCAGAGAATTGAAAAAGATCTCCAAACAATCAAAGAATGGATAGCTAAACAGCCACATTTGAGTGCAAGAACGG ATGATCAATGGCTAATTGGTTTTCTTCGAGGATGTAAATACAGTTTAGAAAAAACGAAACAGAAATTGGACATGTTTTATACTGTACGAACAGCAGTACCAGAATTATGTTTACCAAGAGATCCAAAAGATCCAATCGTTCAAGAAATTTTGTCTTTGGG taCTTGTGTGCCTTTGCCGAAAACAGTTAAACCTGATGATCCACGCGTGATCCTCGTTAGACCTGGTTTGAACGATCCTAACAAAATCAATATTATGGATATCATGGCAGTCAATCAAATGATATCTTACATACAATTACTTGAAGATGATCAATCAGTGATCGCTGGACAACTCGTTCTTCTTGATTTTAGCAAAACAAAAATGGGACATTTAACACAGATGACTCCATCCGTTGTCAAGAAAATGGTCATATGTGgacaa GAATCGATGCCTTTCAGGGAAAAAGGAAGTCATCATATTCATACTTTACCAGGAATTgaaacaattttcaatctttttaaACTTTTCATGAATGAGAAGAGCAGAAGCCGG ATTCACATTCACAATGAAGATATGGAagctttgtataaatttatacccAAAGAAATACTACCTACAGAATATGGAGGTGCTGCTGGACCTATTCAAGATATGATTG ATCACTGGAAGAAAGAAGTGGAAGACCACAGAGATTGGTTTTTGGAAGATAAAAATTTCATGTCTGATGAAAAGAAGAGGATTGGAAAACCAAAAACAGCGGAGACTATATTTGGTATTGAAGGATCTTTCCGTCAATTAACTGTTGATTGA